The following is a genomic window from Nitrospirota bacterium.
TTTAAAAGAACAGGCTAATAATCTTCATAGTCTTGTAGAACAGTTTAAGCTGTGAAATGGTAGATGTTTTGGTGAGTTGGAATTTCAAACATATTGTGAATTTGAACCGCATACATTTGTTGAACGCTGTAAATCTACCATTAGGATATCCCAATTAATTCTCTCTCATTTAATTTCGGATTTGCCCGCTTGATTGCTTTTCTTGAAAGCTGAATGATGCTCTGAGAAAACGATATACGGTATAATACCCGGCTTCAATCCTATTTGAAAGTATCTTCGTATTTCACTGAAGATAGCTTTATCAATAGATTTACAAACAAATCTTGATTTGCTATCGTATCAATACCATTATTTGTAGAGGAAGATACCGAAATTGTTGTAATTACAGTCTATGCATATTTCTTTTAAGAGAAGGAGGTTGATATGAGGATAACATACGATTCAGAAGTGGATGCATTGTATATTCGTTTTATAGAAACAACAGTAACAACAAATCATGTTGCAGAAGGCATTGCAGTTGACTACGATGCGGATGGAAAGATTGCAGGTATCGAAATTCTTGATGCTGTAAAACGATTCGGCAGTAAGGACGTTTTTAAAAAAGTGACACTTGAAGATTTGACTTTACACACATAATTAAGGAATTGTCACTTTGCCCCTCTCAGCAACTCCCCCAGTTTTCTTATCTCCTCGCCATATAGTGCCCAGTCGCCGCGGCGTTGGGCTTCGAGGGCGCGGTTGTAATGGTCTCTGGCCTGCCTCTTGGCCTATCTTTGCTACTACCGGCTCTTTGCTGACAGTTCCGGCTGTTTCTTTTTCTGTAGTGACCCTGCCGCCGAACACTGATAAAAATTTTTGCATAAGTCTGGATAACGGGGTCTTCTTTGTCGGCGATATAAAACTTCATGTTAGTTAAAAATTAAAACCGGACTCCTTAAAAATTAAAACCGGACTTTTTTAATTTAGGGTCTTCTCCAAAGTGAGTGGGTGATTTATGTCTCATTTAACATTCAAGTTATTATTTTTAGACGGAGATACGCCTAATCCCAAAACCCGTAATGAAACACTGTTTTTATTTCCCCTCCCTTGACGGGAGGGGATTAAGGGGAGGGTGATATAAACAGTTCTCCCTTATTGCCGCTAAAACTTCATTTGTATTTTGTAAGACCTCATTATTCCAGAACCTTATAATCTTAAACCCAAATAGTTGAAGGTATGCCTCCCTTTCTATATCCTTATTCTTTTCTACCGCATGCTGTCCGCCATCCACTTCAATAATAATGCGGTTTTCAAAGCATACAAAATCAACTATGTACTTATCTATGGGCTGTTGCCTCCTGAATTTTAATCCTGCTATCTGTTTCATCCTCAAGTGACTCCATAGCAATTGTTCCGCATCTGTAGGTCTTTTCCTGAGGGCTTTCCCCAATGTTGTTACCTTATCCCCCATAGAATCACCCCCACCCTAACCCCCCCGTCAAGGGGAAGGGAATATTATTTAACTCCAAATATCCCCTTAATTATGGCTCTTGG
Proteins encoded in this region:
- a CDS encoding endonuclease domain-containing protein, producing the protein MGDKVTTLGKALRKRPTDAEQLLWSHLRMKQIAGLKFRRQQPIDKYIVDFVCFENRIIIEVDGGQHAVEKNKDIEREAYLQLFGFKIIRFWNNEVLQNTNEVLAAIRENCLYHPPLNPLPSREGK
- a CDS encoding DUF2283 domain-containing protein, giving the protein MRITYDSEVDALYIRFIETTVTTNHVAEGIAVDYDADGKIAGIEILDAVKRFGSKDVFKKVTLEDLTLHT